In Rhodamnia argentea isolate NSW1041297 chromosome 11, ASM2092103v1, whole genome shotgun sequence, one genomic interval encodes:
- the LOC115736500 gene encoding thaumatin-like protein 1, whose translation MAVRLSSCCFHLHALFLGLSLAMPLCLPGASSAATFTFVNRCNFPVWPGILSGSGSPPLETTGFELAKGGGSRSVQAPSGWSGRLWGRSGCSFDGSGRGSCATADCGSGEVECNGGGAAPPATLAEFTLGGSVSQDFYDVSLVDGYNLPMVIDGTGGSGKCASTGCVTDLNRQCPAELRAGGGAACRSACEAFRSPEYCCSGTYNSPSACKPSLYSQIFKTACPRSYSYAYDDATSTFTCTGADYTITFCPNSPSIKSATDSSPKSTTPATDSSATAGSGSGSDSNPTQDTAFTTSWLANLATGDSPRCPPSSIIGFSLNVAISFSLLQVL comes from the exons ATGGCTGTCCGCCTCTCCTCTTGCTGCTTCCACTTACATGCTCTCTTCTTGGGCCTCTCTCTGGCAATGCCGCTCTGCCTCCCCGGTGCGTCAAGCGCCGCCACCTTCACTTTTGTCAACAGATGCAACTTCCCCGTGTGGCCCGGGATCCTATCTGGGTCGGGCAGCCCCCCGCTGGAAACCACGGGGTTCGAGCTCGCCAAGGGCGGGGGTTCCCGCTCCGTGCAGGCACCGAGTGGATGGTCGGGGCGGCTCTGGGGCCGGAGCGGGTGCTCCTTCGACGGCTCGGGCCGGGGCTCGTGCGCCACAGCCGACTGCGGCTCGGGCGAGGTCGAGTGCAACGGGGGCGGCGCAGCCCCTCCAGCCACCCTGGCGGAGTTCACTCTAGGAGGTTCGGTGTCTCAAGATTTCTATGATGTTAGTCTTGTTGATGGTTACAATTTGcccatggtcattgatggcactGGTGGTTCAG GTAAATGCGCGTCCACGGGGTGCGTGACGGACCTCAACCGCCAGTGCCCGGCAGAGCTGAGGGCCGGCGGAGGCGCAGCGTGCAGGAGCGCCTGTGAGGCCTTCAGGAGCCCCGAGTACTGTTGCAGCGGCACATACAACTCGCCTTCCGCTTGCAAGCCATCTCTCTACTCCCAAATCTTCAAGACGGCTTGTCCCAGATCATATAGCTACGCCTACGACGATGCCACCAGTACTTTCACCTGTACCGGCGCGGACTATACCATCACATTTTGCCCCAATTCACCGAG CATCAAATCTGCAACAGACTCCTCTCCCAAGAGCACAACACCAGCTACAGATAGCTCAGCAACAGCCGGGTCCGGATCAGGGTCGGATTCGAATCCAACCCAAGACACAGCATTTACCACTTCATGGCTGGCCAATTTGGCCACAGGCGATTCGCCACGCTGTCCTCCTTCCTCGATTATTGGGTTCTCACTCAATGTGGCcatctctttctccctcttgCAAGTTTTGTAG
- the LOC115736429 gene encoding calmodulin-lysine N-methyltransferase, producing the protein MDKTTEASPSSLRWRILRRALLPHRVSQEDKQSRADIDHISRKNSRGFKLIPFEAVTQQGDSASSSKAEARHAVVRYTLPVDGSPKLLLTQRLENQADLHDFEICNTHNIDNTGLVCPWPSEEVLAYFCLSHADMFRCKKVIELGSGYGLAGLVIAAATEASEVVISDGNPQVVDYIKCNIDANLKMFGGTKVMPMMLHWNQTGVSEITNSYDIIVASDCTFFKDFHSGLARMIKSLLKRPGPSESILLSPKRGDSLDKFLDVIAKEGLRFSVAENYDPEIWRRHQGFVNGDNSWPGYEKDHCYPLLVRIMP; encoded by the exons ATGGACAAAACGACAGaagcttctccttcttctctgcGATGGAGAATCCTGCGGCGAGCACTCCTCCCCCATCGTGTCTCCCAAGAGG ATAAGCAGTCTCGAGCTGACATAGATCACATTTCGAGGAAGAACAGTCGGGGCTTCAAGTTGATACCCTTTGAAGCAGTAACCCAACAAGGCGATTCAGCTTCTTCCTCGAAAGCAGAAGCGAGACATGCCGTCGTTCGCTACACATTGCCCGTCGATGGTTCTCCCAAACTGTTGCTTAC TCAGAGACTGGAGAACCAAGCcgatcttcatgattttgaGATCTGCAATACGCATAATATTGACAACACTGGGCTTGTCT GTCCATGGCCATCAGAAGAAGTACTCGCTTATTTTTGTCTGTCACATGCAGACATGTTCCG GTGTAAAAAGGTTATTGAGCTCGGTTCAGGCTATGGCTTAGCTGGGTTAGTCATTGCAGCAGCCACTGAAGCATCGGAAGTGGTAATATCTGATGGAAACCCTCAAGTAGTTGATT ATATCAAATGCAACATTGACGCCAACTTGAAAATGTTTGGTGGAACAAAAGTAATGCCTATGATGTTGCACTGGAATCAGACGGGAGTTTCTGAAATCACCAATAGTTACGACATCATTGTCGCTAGCGACTG CACCTTTTTCAAGGATTTCCACTCTGGCCTTGCTCGGATGATCAAATCCCTATTGAAGCGACCTGGGCCATCGGAGTCTATACTTCTCAGTCCAAAAAGAGGAGACTCGCTGGACAAGTTTCTGGACGTAATAGCTAAAGAAGGCCTACGCTTCAGCGTTGCAGAGAACTACGACCCAGAAATTTGGAGACGTCATCAAGGCTTCGTCAATGGTGATAACTCCTGGCCTGGCTATGAGAAAGATCATTGCTATCCATTACTTGTCAGAATTATGCCATGA
- the LOC115736430 gene encoding rRNA (cytosine-C(5))-methyltransferase NOP2C isoform X1 has translation MQAASARGWFRHLAIPMDEAPGAPLPREFLDFLGENGLDPSIYASGDCVPRYIRLKPGSESCLRELEGELACEPERVDWLPGFYSLPPRVHIAGTKAYREGKLYGIDAASGAAVSALSITEGDHVLDLCAAPGAKLCMILDALGHSGSVTGVDVSEHRLAACRTMLQKYDLGDRCRLFVADGTTFSVIPARVHSYKSCESTTNEKVQTFQEWTSRRPWKERKREARARQSGTSKSRLGFQYPEIIFYGKHSGVVGLTKDELHQTVSNNEPLNCGYDKVLVDAECTHDGSIRHIQKFEQWGWETLQHRVLNAERTDNLTLLQLKLLINGFRLLKVGGTLVYSTCSLTVAQNEDVVERFLKENASAVLQEIDAAASWPCKSGRLPKTLRFNPSTSQTSGLFVAKFTKVGL, from the exons ATGCAGGCGGCGTCCGCTCGTGGTTGGTTTCGCCACCTCGCGATTCCGATGGACGAAGCTCCGGGCGCGCCCTTGCCGCGGGAATTCCTCGACTTCCTCGGCGAGAACGGCCTCGACCCTTCGATCTACGCCTCCGGCGACTGTGTACCTCGTTACATAAG GTTGAAACCTGGAAGCGAATCGTGTCTCCGAGAGCTCGAAGGTGAGCTTGCGTGTGAGCCGGAGAGAGTTGATTGGTTGCCTGGTTTTTATTCGCTTCCACCAAGGGTTCATATTGCTGGTACAAAAGCGTACCGTGAAGGCAAA CTTTATGGGATTGATGCTGCCTCTGGAGCTGCTGTTTCGGCTTTGAGCATAACTGAGGGAGATCACGTGCTCGATCTTTGCGCTGCTCCTG GTGCTAAACTTTGCATGATTCTGGATGCTCTTGGTCATTCGGGGTCTGTCACTGGTGTTGATGTTTCTGAACACCGTTTGGCAGCTTGCAGAACAATGCTGCAGAAGTATGATCTAGGTGACCGATGCCGATTATTTGTTGCCGATGGAACGACATTTTCTGTGATTCCTGCTAGGGTTCATTCCTACAAATCAT GTGAATCCACAACAAACGAAAAGGTTCAAACGTTCCAAGAATGGACTTCTAGGAGGCCatggaaagagaggaaaagagaagcaAGAGCCCGACAAAGTGGTACTTCCAAGTCTCGCCTAGGATTTCAATATCCTGAGATTATATTCTACGGGAAGCATTCTGGAGTTGTCGGCCTCACCAAAGATGAGTTGCATCAGACTGTGTCCAACAATGAGCCCCTGAACTGCGGCTATGACAAG GTTCTTGTTGATGCAGAATGCACTCATGATGGTTCGATAAGGCATATTCAGAAGTTTGAGCAGTGGGGATGGGAAACTCTTCAACATCGTGTACTGAATGCAGAGAGAACAGATAACCTGACATTGCTCCAG TTAAAGCTCTTAATCAATGGCTTCAGGTTGCTGAAAGTTGGTGGGACACTCGTCTACAGCACTTGCAG TTTGACTGTTGCTCAAAATGAAGATGTGGTAGAACGATTCCTCAAGGAAAACGCGTCTGCTG TGCTGCAGGAGATTGATGCTGCAGCAAGTTGGCCCTGCAAGAGTGGGAGGTTACCCAAGACTTTGCGCTTCAATCCTTCTACTTCTCAAACCAGTGGACTTTTCGTGGCAAAGTTTACAAAAGTTGGCTTATGA
- the LOC115736430 gene encoding rRNA (cytosine-C(5))-methyltransferase NOP2C isoform X2 yields the protein MQAASARGWFRHLAIPMDEAPGAPLPREFLDFLGENGLDPSIYASGDCVPRYIRLKPGSESCLRELEGELACEPERVDWLPGFYSLPPRVHIAGTKAYREGKLYGIDAASGAAVSALSITEGDHVLDLCAAPGSVTGVDVSEHRLAACRTMLQKYDLGDRCRLFVADGTTFSVIPARVHSYKSCESTTNEKVQTFQEWTSRRPWKERKREARARQSGTSKSRLGFQYPEIIFYGKHSGVVGLTKDELHQTVSNNEPLNCGYDKVLVDAECTHDGSIRHIQKFEQWGWETLQHRVLNAERTDNLTLLQLKLLINGFRLLKVGGTLVYSTCSLTVAQNEDVVERFLKENASAVLQEIDAAASWPCKSGRLPKTLRFNPSTSQTSGLFVAKFTKVGL from the exons ATGCAGGCGGCGTCCGCTCGTGGTTGGTTTCGCCACCTCGCGATTCCGATGGACGAAGCTCCGGGCGCGCCCTTGCCGCGGGAATTCCTCGACTTCCTCGGCGAGAACGGCCTCGACCCTTCGATCTACGCCTCCGGCGACTGTGTACCTCGTTACATAAG GTTGAAACCTGGAAGCGAATCGTGTCTCCGAGAGCTCGAAGGTGAGCTTGCGTGTGAGCCGGAGAGAGTTGATTGGTTGCCTGGTTTTTATTCGCTTCCACCAAGGGTTCATATTGCTGGTACAAAAGCGTACCGTGAAGGCAAA CTTTATGGGATTGATGCTGCCTCTGGAGCTGCTGTTTCGGCTTTGAGCATAACTGAGGGAGATCACGTGCTCGATCTTTGCGCTGCTCCTG GGTCTGTCACTGGTGTTGATGTTTCTGAACACCGTTTGGCAGCTTGCAGAACAATGCTGCAGAAGTATGATCTAGGTGACCGATGCCGATTATTTGTTGCCGATGGAACGACATTTTCTGTGATTCCTGCTAGGGTTCATTCCTACAAATCAT GTGAATCCACAACAAACGAAAAGGTTCAAACGTTCCAAGAATGGACTTCTAGGAGGCCatggaaagagaggaaaagagaagcaAGAGCCCGACAAAGTGGTACTTCCAAGTCTCGCCTAGGATTTCAATATCCTGAGATTATATTCTACGGGAAGCATTCTGGAGTTGTCGGCCTCACCAAAGATGAGTTGCATCAGACTGTGTCCAACAATGAGCCCCTGAACTGCGGCTATGACAAG GTTCTTGTTGATGCAGAATGCACTCATGATGGTTCGATAAGGCATATTCAGAAGTTTGAGCAGTGGGGATGGGAAACTCTTCAACATCGTGTACTGAATGCAGAGAGAACAGATAACCTGACATTGCTCCAG TTAAAGCTCTTAATCAATGGCTTCAGGTTGCTGAAAGTTGGTGGGACACTCGTCTACAGCACTTGCAG TTTGACTGTTGCTCAAAATGAAGATGTGGTAGAACGATTCCTCAAGGAAAACGCGTCTGCTG TGCTGCAGGAGATTGATGCTGCAGCAAGTTGGCCCTGCAAGAGTGGGAGGTTACCCAAGACTTTGCGCTTCAATCCTTCTACTTCTCAAACCAGTGGACTTTTCGTGGCAAAGTTTACAAAAGTTGGCTTATGA